Genomic window (Phaeodactylum tricornutum CCAP 1055/1 chromosome 3, complete sequence):
ATCCAATTTTTGCTGGCTCCGAATGACACAATAATTCACTTTGGAACCTGATAGAACGTGCCACATCGCGCCTTATCCGTTTTTACCACAAGGAAATCGACTCTTATATGCCCAATACGGTGTTGTCCGTCCACCCAAAAAGATCTATTGATCGTCCCACCGGACCGCGAATATATGAAACAACTTCTCATCCCGTAAAGGGAAGATGCAGAGTAACTCACTACGCGAGTGTACCGACTCGACGGAAGCCAGGATGGACCCTTGGCACACAAAAAGAAACCAGCCTGTTTCGGTATCACCGTGAGGCACACGTTTGTGGCGCACGCACAATTGCACAATCGAATCATACCCCCAGCACAACATACGTAACCATGAAGTGGTCGACGCTTCTCTTTGCGTTGGTCATGGCGACTTTTCCATGGGACACGCGCCTCGCCTACGCCGCTCCCGGCTTGTTGATCGCCAACACGCGGGGGGACAACGCCATCGTGCAGTACACCCTGCCCTTTGCCGACGGGGACGTGCCGACGACACTGTTGGGGAGCGATGCCGTCGAAGGACCGGATCACCTTTTGGTCGAGGGCGATTATTTGTACATTTCACACGGCGACTCGCCCGAGACTTCCGCTATTGCCCGGATGAACGTGGCGGACGGGACGCTCGAGGCTGACTTTGCCACCGGGGGTGCGCTCCACCGACCCTACGGATTCGATTTCTACAACGGCACACTCTACGTGGCCAGTTTCAAGTCCGATCAAATTCTCATGTACGCGCAAGAGACCGGGGACTACGTGGGCGTGTTTGCCGAGACGAACGGTACCGAAGAAGGACTCTGCAACGGACCGAACCAAATCTACAtcagtgacgacgatggtcTTTTGTACATGACCACGCAGGGAAGTAACTTCAACGGCACGGAGTTAAATTTTCTCTTCAATAGTCAAATTGTCGTCTACGACTTGGAGACGGGCGATGGCTCTGTCTTTTTGCCACCTCCGATGCCTTTACCGGGTGGTGCAGGATTTGTCAGTTTGCTGGGCGTCACCGTTGGGTGTGGCACCGCGAGCGCACCCGCTGCGGGGGAAGCCTGTACCATGTATACAACCGATTTTGCCGGCGGTTTGCGAGTCTACGCCATGGATCCTGATGGACCCACGCTCCTTTACGCCGTGGAAACTTCTTACCAAGCCGGCGTTTCCACCGGATCTCTTTCCTTCGATACAGCGGAGAGTCAGTTGTACGTGCCCGTTTGGCTCAACGAAACATCGGGAGCGGTGGTATTACGCTTCGCGGCGGACGACGGAGCGAGTGCCGGGCTACTGGAGACCGACGATTCGGCCATTTACATTGAAACTGACGATGGCTCCACGGATCTGAGCCGTCCAATTGGTGTCTTATTTCTGCCTGAAGCTGTTGATTTTTCCACAGAGGTACCGGCCGCATCCCCGGGAGGGTCCTCGGCCGCAACGGCGTGCGGCAGCGTGGCACTCGGGTGCACAGCCATGATGACATGGTTCGCCTTCGTTACGGTTGCCGTATCGTCGGGTTTCTGAGATGGTTTCAATGTTCCGAAAGTAGTATGATTGTGATTGTTCCAAAACGTGACCATAAAAACGGAATAAAAGGGATTTTGTTGAATTACAATCGTCTTTGGCGGAGCCGAACAACTCTTCTAGTGATCATCGAAAAAACTTTCCAAATTTACTTTTCATCAGTCATCGTCCGCCGAAGTTGTCCGTACGTTttgcttttttgttttggatCGAAAAGCGCTCTTCTTGAATCCTACCTTGGCTTTGCCATCCGCCAACTTTTTCCCCAGTTCGTGCACCTCCACCTTGGCTTCTCCGTGAATATCGACGCCTTTGTAGCCGTCGCGATTGCCGCGACTCCAGACGTCGTACGCGCCGAGAGCCGAATCGTCCGCGTTGGAgactttggcttcttccatttttcGTGCTTCGGTTTCCTTGCGCGCCTTTTCCGCCGCCGTAGCCGcctgttgtcgttgttgtcgtagTCGCTCCCGCTCTTCACGGAGTTCGTTGTGGACCGTTGTGCGCTTGATGGCCACCGTGGACCAGGACGATAGACCGGTGGTTTCGTCCACCGTGCTTGGTTCCGAAGTACAAGGCACGATGGTTTCTCCTCCCAAAGCTACCAAGCGGGCTTCTTCCAAGGTATTCGGGATGCTTTCGTCGGCTCCCAAAATGATTCGTAATCTATTCAAAGGGACGGCTGTTTCGATGGTTTCGTCAACATCGTTGGGTGCCGCGAGGTACGCCACGTCCGTCACAATCCGTGCGGCTTCCGAGGTCGACAGTGGTCGGGGACGAACGCGTACGACCAACGCGTTTCGCCAAAAGCCGGCACGTTCGGGTAGGCGCTGTTCCGCCGCGTTGGCCGTCGCGCTGCCGGTCCACAATTGTACCGGCATGTCGGCCTCCAGTAGTTCGCCAAAGACGACGCCTTCCAGGTAGACTGTTTGTCCGCCATCCCAACTGTAATGCCCTTCGTCCGTAGCAATAACGCGTTGCCGTTTGGACGTGACGGCTACTGTTGGATTTGCCTCGTTACTACCgtcactgtcgtcgttgtGCTCCTGCTGCTTGCGTTTCTGGTGGcgggctttttcttcttgtcgcTGCTGTTTCCGAGACTCCCATTCTTGCTGTGTCGGTAGCGGCCCAGCAGACTGTACCACAGAAGGAGTCGGCAGTGGAACGGCGGAGGGCCCGGGCGCGGACGGGGCAAGATTCCCCCTGCACAACGCCGTCACCGGTCGCACGTTGGACGACGCGTCGTAGCTCGACTGTGTGGCGTAACGTGCCAGATCCTGCGTGTAGAGTGCCTgcgtggcggcggcttccatTTGTCGCACACTCTGTTGCACCCGGGCGGCGGCTTGATCCTGTTGTGCTTTGGCATCCCGCCGTTGCGTGAGGGAAAGTTCCACTTGCTCCCGATGTTTGCGACCGTTTTCGTGCAGGGCGATACTGGGACGATCCGATCCCATCCATACGTTGCAGACGGCGCAGTAGTGACGCTCGTTCGCTCGCCATGGTTCGTTGCGGCGGTGGGAGGAAAGCGGTGGGCGACTCATGCGGCGGACAATTCTCTCGGTACACCCAGTGGGGTGGGGAAGAAAGGGCGGGGGGGGGTCGCTCGCTGTTTAGTGGTGATACAAGAATAGTTTATTCGAATACACTGCCGTGTCGTATTGGTTTCGGTTCAGTCAagcacgacgacgaatcaaGAGTCGATTGGTAACGTGATGGACGGTGAATACCGGTAGTGGCAGTGTATGACTTGAGTGGTATGGGTATATGAGCAGTGCAAGGCGAGTGCGGGCTATCTATCCCCTAGTCTAGAGCAACTGATCAGGGTTtatggacgacgacgtccagaGACAGCGGGACTGACCTGTGATCGGAACGTTCCCGGGATACGGGGAGCCGTTGGTCTGCCGACGGGGAAGATCCCAACTCGCAAGACTGAGATTTTCCTCACTGGACATCGGGAAAACCCCTCGGAGTCGGCAGTCTTGGAAACTCCTCCCTTCAACGGATTTTTCCGGATTTATCGATTGACATTTTGGTCTATGCAGTGTTCCTGGCCACAGCGGTATTCGTGGGTCGATACTGCCGTAGAATCCGATTCGCAGAATTATAGTTCCCAATGTCTCTATGTGTTCGCAAGGCGGTCATTGCCGTGGCCGGTAGGTAGTCATAGTACCCGTTATTCCCATccacatcgtcgtcgaccacAAAAGATTCCTTCGGCCAACCGTTCCCGCGTCCCGCGCGGTGTGTGTTTCCAGTGTGAACTCTCCCACACTTGTTGGTCAAgcatccatccatccatctaCAACTTTACCTATCTGCTCTACCAAAATCACCATGACGGAAACGGGCGGACTCACGCGAGCCCAGAGTCGCTTGGAATTGCTTTCCAACACGGCCAGTGTCATGGAAAGTTCAAATAACTTGTTGGAgtatcatcatcatccaccaCCAGCAACGGAACTCACCGTCAGACCGACGTCGTCCAGTTGCGTTTCTCCGGCGGTACCATCCGAACCCCCCGCACTAGTGGGAGTCGCCAGACCGTCCCGTCCTCCCGTAACGTTCCCTAGTCGCACTACGGTGCCTTCCTTGCTCTCCTCCGTTTCTCTCGACAAGGAAACAACGAATCATCGGGCACATTCGTTCGACGAGTCCGTCGCCTTTGGGACCGAAGCGCGCTTCGGCTCGAACAGCGTCCATGGACCACAACAcactacacacacacacggcAACCATCATCTCATTCAGTACAGTCCGTACAAGACAGCCGACTCGACGGGAACTTTCCTCGAGGCGAGTGCGCACGTTCCTATACCGTCCTTGGCGACGTCGCGGCTGTCGCTTCCACCGCACCCACACACGGCCTTTCGTCCACCGCACTCGGTAGGTAGAACCCGGCATCCACTCTCCGAGGGAAACGTCCGAAACTCCGGCGATGCGTCCATCGAGTCGACCCTGGCCGAGACTCTTACCCATCGAACGACGTCAACGTCGTCACCGCCGCTTCCTCCCCACACGGTATCGATTGGAGATACCCAGAACATGCTCCGACACCATCGTGACGAATCGCCCGTGACGCGGGAACCCTTCGGTTTGCCGCGCTGGACACAACGGACCACCTACCCGTCGTTGCCGAACGGGGACCGCGACGCGGCTTCCCCGGTGGGACTCCCCTCGCACGAAGACTTGTTGCGGGAAAATCAGGATCTGAAACAACTCCTGCACGGGCGGGACGGCATCGTGCTCGCCCTCCAACAAAGAGTTATGGAACTCGAACGCAAGCTCCAGTCCCAAGTCCTGCCGACCCGCAAAATTTCCCAAATTCCTGTCGAGTAAGTACGGTAGCCACTGGCACTAGGGCACAGTTCGTAGTGGGTATATTGGCGGACCATGCCATGGCTAACACTCTATACTTGTGGCTCTCGCTCTCCTACACAACAGGGATATGATGAATTTGATGCGGGAATACGGTTCCGAGATCTCGGACGTGGTCATGCCACCCCGCAAACTAAGCATACAAAAGGCTTCGGTTGTGCGGCAGTTCCGCCGTTGGAATCCCAACTTTTTTGAATACTTTTCCTACGCGAACGGGCGCTGGGAACCCAAATTGGGCCGCCAGGGCGAGCTTGCGCGCCGGCTCCAATCCCGAAACGAACacgcgttggaaaagaaacaagCCGAGCACAACACCCCGTCGAGTTCCACCACGCcgttggcttcttcgaccCCCACGGCGTCTCCACGAATCCGTCCTTCCAACGGGACCCATCCGCCTCCAGCACCGAGCACGGTCACCGATGGCAGCGACACATTCCCGATGCCGTCCGGTGATGCGCAAGCGGAGAAATAGAGTTCCTCCCAAGCGCACCCTGCTGGTGCCGTATACACCGCACCTTTTATCCAATAGAAACACAAGGACGGTATGGACCGAGATATCCTTTTACACGCATACATGCATAATTTCGTACGAATCCACAATCAATAGACACAATATACACACTCTCAATAATGCTCCACTTTAGACATGAACATTATTATAAATAGTGATGAGTATGAATTACGTTAACAAAATATTAGAAACCCCCTTACACAATGTGTTGATCGTGTGCCAAGCCAGTTTCGGTGCAGCAGGCTGCCTTTTGGTGACTGTAATCGGCCGTATGGTGGAGCATCTGGGCCACGATGCACCAGCGGTTAAAGACAATGAGAAAGTAATCCTCGAAGAGAACGCCCGGACTCCCATGGCGCCGACGAAAAACTCGACACGTTTTGATGGTAATTACGACAAAGTAGATAACAAAGAGGCGAATCAAGAACTGGCGAAGCGAGTCCGTTGCGATGACCCAGATCGGGGTATCCGTTGAGGCCACCGGGGGGTTAGTGTCTCCAAAATAGTAGATACCTTGGAAGGTCATCCAGACCTGGCGAAGCGAGTACTTTAGAATAAGCCAGATCAGGGTATCCGTTGAAGCCACCGGCTGGCTAGGGTCGTTGCTGTAGTAGTTGGGGCTTGCTTCCGTGATAATGATCACTAGAAATATGGTCAACGCATACACGGCAATCGTCATCACCAAGAGAATCCTGAAGGCCGACCATCCCGTACTGTGTGCTGGAGGAGCTTTGTGACCACTGTTTTCCAATGGGTCACCCAACCAATTGAGTCCGCTGCGTGTCATAACCTGTCCCAGAGCAATTGAGGGACACCAGAACGAAAGGCAGCACGTGGGGTGGCAGTAACCGTGCGAGCAGCGATCACAAAGGCCGCCGCGCCAGCCCCCCACTGGAACGTCACCCGACGCCTGGTGCTCACTTTCATGAGGGCCATCACGGTCATGATCCACCTCGCTGACGACAGTCGCCTGGAAGCTTTGGCCTTGCGAGACTCCGCCATCCGGCTAGGAACGTATCGATAGATTGCAAGGAACGAAAGAAGTGAGGAGGTGAGCCTTGAAGAAATTACCCAGAACATGTGCCAACCTAGGACAATGAGATTAACGACTTACCACTGAGACGAGAAGAACACGTCCATTCAAGTCGACTGTGAACTGGTACCCCCCGGCGAGGTCTGCGGGTGCCACGACTTCAACTTTCGGTACAGCCTTAACGTGAGGAACTCCCAGAACGGCGACGGCGTGGGCTTGGGGAACCGCTTGCTCCTTAAGATCAATCTGTGAGTAGGTCGCCGTCGTTGTAGCGGAAGTGTTCAGCTCCATCGGAAAGGGTATACTTGTACAGATTGGCAAACTTTGTGTTGACGGGGATCGTTAAAACGGAATTGCGAACGTATCTTACGGGTAGACAAGAGTAAAGATTAGCTGACACGTTCTTGTTAGCAGTGCGTTTGCAGTTTTGTAGATGACACATCGTATTCCGTCCGTGCGACTGTTTTCAAGCATTGATGCAAGATGCATTCGGAACTACATTGATATTTGGTCTAATTATGGTACACAAACATAGCAATATTTGCGAACGTTTTTTTTGAGACTGAGGGGTGACTCTATCAGTCCTTCGGGAAAGTAATTATTGACAAAGGACACTTTGATGGTCCTTCCACAAACAcgtctcactgtcaagacATTCGCGCTAGCGTTTCCGACCAAAATTTCAGCTTATAAACTCACTGATGCTTGCCTCTGCGCTGTTGTTTCCAATCAACAATTTAGCCAAAAAGCTCACTACCACTTGCCTTTGTGCTACTGTTTCCAATCAACAAGTCAGCCATCAAGCTCACTACCATTTGCCTTTGGGCTACCATTTCTGATCAATGGAATCAGCCAACAAGCCCATAGATGCTTAACTTTATGGTGCCAATTCCAATCACTGAAGCAGCCAACAAGCGCACAGAAGCTTGCGCTAACTAAAGAAATATCATGCAACCAACGAGAAGGGCCACATACCTCCTTGGACTTGTTGTACAAAGAACCTTTTACAGTTCATCAAAGCTGTACTATTGCAGGTTTTGCCTCATAATTCCTCTAGTTCTTTTCCCTAATTTAcaaagaaggaagaaaatTGAACCAAAAAGAACGTCAACTTTCCCATGTTATCATCTAACAAATACTTTATCCTATAACAACCGCAACAACATTGTGTTCCCACtgtcaatggtcaagtatctcctggcttctgaagacagcacaaggtgatcaagacttgtctggcttctaacaaagagatacaaactaacaaatatggttttcacacaatcgttgttaagatttataaactcttaactaaagagctaatctgttcactttccatttggccccacaatctgccaagcgccattgtggtccgtttcactattctccacagtgttatacacggcaccgtgggcacattcatcatagttaccatgctccttagcatggcaacgatcaagtcccaaaacagtcacatcatgtttctgaatactcagctgggattgcgcctgtccaaaaccatccatGTGttgggatttgtggccaaacacacaagaatagtttcgacaggcttgccttgggtgccacaacccaagtagtgcgcgccatcgcgcggaccggtactcaaaactgtcattccaattgacactccccactgtgaggtactcgaaacagaacgaaCGGGAGATTTTGtctcacctttccaaaacaacaaaggctgaaccaaaggccaagcaactgCGTGACCCAAAGGTTTGGTCAACACGTCGCTTGCATTGTCCTTACCCTCAATCCACAAAAAATGCATGATACCAAAAGCGGTCGCTTCGCGAACGCGGTGGTATGCCAACGCATTGTGTCGTTTGGAGAGAACAGAATGAGGCAAAGTCAAGCTGGTaacaatgctctgattgtcgccaaggagCCAAGCAGGACCGTCCAAGGGAATGCCCATCATACGTAGAGTAAGACGCATGTCAATAATCTGCTCCGTAGCCAaacgagcagcaacaaattcagagCCATACGTAGCCGTTTCAACCGTAGACTGTCGTTTAGAAAACCAAGACACAGGAGTCTGATTAACCAAATGCAAGACACCCGTTGTAGAACGGCCTGTAGTCAAATCATGATACAAGTTAGCATCCACAAAAGTAGTGATACGCATAGGCTTCCCACAAGCAAGAGGCATGTCTGGAGGAGAATCCTCATCAGACGATTTACCGTACACCTAATACATCCAGTTGTGCTTGGGAACATCTCCCCGAACCTCATGATTGGGTATCCCAGTACGAAAGCGGATAGCAGCATCAGGGTAACGTCGAAGGTACCCAATGATACGACGGAGACGGTTCAAGTGTCCCTCGCGAGGAGCAGAACGAAAACGGCCCATTGTCATGACGGCACAATGTATATCGAAGCGCCCGAGAGCGATGGCCCACTGGAGGGCACCAATGAGGGACTGATACAATTTTCTCGAACCAGCATCGAGGACTTGCGAATCGTCGACTTCAGGATGGTCGCCTTTCTCAAGAGGAGAAGAGTACAACTTAGGCTCCGTACCGAACGAAGTCTTGTAGTTCGAAATAATACGCTTTACGTATGTTTTCGCGCCGACCGCGAGAGTGTTGTCCTTACTATCGCGAGTAAAGTCACCACCAAGGAAGTAAGTAGGAGGACCCACACCCTTCAGAGTAAAGTGatggtctgaaacaaggGTATCAAAAAAGGCCTTGGGATTTCGTGAGACGCATGCAATATCGTCGACGTACACACAAACATATTCCCAATGATCTTTACAGTCACGCATCCAGAGATCAGGGTCCGCTTTGCAAGGGATAAAATTCATTGCACGAAGGGAATCCGAAAGACGCTCATGGAAACGGGCTCCACTAGTACGGAGGCCGTacaaagctttgtcaatgaGCAAAGTATGCCCAGAAAGCTCCCCAAACTCGGGACCGGCAACAAAATACACCTGTTCCTTCGTGTATGCTTCGAGATAGGCGACAGCAATATCGCCGACCCACGTATCCAGTCCATTTAGCTCACCGGCAAGAATAGCGAGACGAATGGACCAAAGCGAAACAACACCGGAGTAAACACTGTCCTTTGGACGCGCTGTCATGTGACCACCGGCGACGAGCCGGGCCTTGTATTTGAGACTGTTTCACGTCAAACACAAAATGAACGTTAATACGCTGGTATCCAGGGCCAGGTTTGGCTGCACCCTTACCAAGGTCCTTGTCCGTTTTATACTCACGATGCTGGGCCAATTCAAGAGCCATGGCATCAGCCCAACGGGTATTCCCAGCGTCGGCATCAAATTTCAAAGCTTCACGAGAATTGCGAgggacaaggacgccaaacttgaaaatgGGGTCTCCCTTATGCTGTTTTGTCAATGAAACAGTTCGGTTAAAGTCGTCGCGGTTACGAAGCAGACGATTGAAGCGTCGCCATCCGGGAACAGCAAGGAGATCGTTCTCAGACGCGTACATCGCGAGCGTGACTGGATCAtcctttgccatttcaatCAAAGGCTCCTAGGTCTGGGAACCATCTTCCCATTGAACCAAATCATTCCACGACGATCCCTTATAGTTTACATCAGTCGGTTGCAACGGTCCTTGATGTCCAATGACACCAGTAAATTTGAAGTGGCCTTCAACATTTCCATTCGTGACACGGTCGGTTTGCTGAGCTTCCATCAAGTCACAGAGTTCATTATACAAAATGATCTCGTCGGCATCCTTCTCATCAATTTGCAATAGGAAACGGATTGCTTGGCGATTGTCGGAATCGGCATCAACAATTTTACGAGCAACAAGGGCTCGGTGGCTCTGGCCATCAGGGGCTTCACGAACCAAGTATCAACCAATTAATTCGTCAGGAGAAAACGCAGGGGATTCAAAGAGCGATGGGTTGATCGCAGCAGGATTGCGTAGATCACTCAAAGCCAACACAATAGGCTTAGGATTCGAAGGCTCCCCACCATCGGGAGAGGAATTCGCAGCACGGTGGTTTTTCAGACCGTTATCAACGTTGGCTGAACAAACAACAGAACGGGCAACGGCTTGGTGAGTATTATCGGTCAAAATCCAATAAGTCAAAGCATCACCTTTATGTTCGGCAacaccaatccaacgaccagTCTTCTCGCGAGATTGCGACGGGAAAGATGCATGGTCAGGGTCGTAGTAGTAGACCGGCTCaaaccaacgaaaaaggagcaaaGCGGAAATATCAGGACGCTGGCCGTACGCAACTTGCAACGGGGTACGCCAATTCAAGCTCTCAACTGCAAGGCAATTCAGCAAGTAGGTCACATAAAATAAGCAAAGCAACCAATACTCCGGAGGAGTGTTTGTACAATCCATGATGGTATTTACCATCTTTTTCACTTCCTGAATGCGGCGTTCCGCGTAGTTCTGGTGTTGGTGATGCGGCTCGCACTGCATATCGTCAATTGCGTACATTCGCAAAATCTGAAGCGCCTGCTTACCGATCTGAGCACGAGCATTGTCGCTGAGGAGTGCATTGGGAGCACCATGGGTACAAATAAAGTCCTCGAAAGCATGGGCAAACTGAGATTTGCGCTTCATTGGGAAGACAGAGGTGATTTGCGAACTTTTTCCTACGAAAAGTTGGGCCATTGtaccccccccccccccccatgGTTGAAAATGCCGTCATCGGCCGCAGGGGTATCCGAGAAAAAAGTATTGgttgccacaatttcgttcaAACGAGAAACATTGGCAGCAGGGAAGCGCGACTTGAAATGCTTGCGCAAAGGCAAACGAGCATCGGCACGAGCAAATTGTGTGGTATTTTCGAACGTGCGGGAGATTCGAGCGCTGGGGacccatccaaaattgggttgCAAGACATCGGCGTTCAAGGGGGAACGACTGACAACCGTGGAGTGCGCAAGAAGGCCAAAGTTGTTGAAGCGTTCATCCCGGAACATGGTCGGCAGAAAGCTGCAAACTGAGATCATCATCGGTCGCAGCAGGAGAGAAGACACGCCATTCGGGTCCCACTCGTTGTCGGCGGTAAAATGAACCCACTCGAAATTGTCCAGGTCCTCCTCGGTGGGGGCCTGCATAGACAAATAGGTGAGTCCGCCAGAAACTGAAAGCGGGATGACAAAACGGCCATCGGACGTGACAATACTCTATTTGCCACCAAAAGTACGAGGGACGTCGTCAACTGTGACTCCCCAGGAGCGCATTTGGTTGCACAAATGAATGGTATTACCAGTACCAAGATGAGCATACTGATTAAACACTCCAATGATAGGACCATCCGTGGTGTGGATGAGTCCGGCAACCGTCGACAGACGAAGGTTGGTGAGCTCCGAGTTTCCAATCCCAGAAACAGTAGCTTGCGACAGAGATTGGGAAATAACGGTCACATCCGAGCCGCTAAGGCCACCATTGGCACCACCATCAATCAAAGAATCTTTAGTCAAAGAAACATCGTGAGTAGACAGACGGTATCTGACGGAGGCATGGTTTACCTCACGGCGGTACGTGGTACCATTCACCGAAAAAGAATCAGAGGTTGCGCCGTTGGACGGCTGGCGAGCGGCAGAATTTGAAATTAGCGACCGTAGCAGGTGTCCGGATGCAGCAGCATTTGGAACTT
Coding sequences:
- a CDS encoding predicted protein translates to MSSEENLSLASWDLPRRQTNGSPYPGNVPITASDPPPPFLPHPTGCTERIVRRMSRPPLSSHRRNEPWRANERHYCAVCNVWMGSDRPSIALHENGRKHREQVELSLTQRRDAKAQQDQAAARVQQSVRQMEAAATQALYTQDLARYATQSSYDASSNVRPVTALCRGNLAPSAPGPSAVPLPTPSVVQSAGPLPTQQEWESRKQQRQEEKARHQKRKQQEHNDDSDGSNEANPTVAVTSKRQRVIATDEGHYSWDGGQTVYLEGVVFGELLEADMPVQLWTGSATANAAEQRLPERAGFWRNALVVRVRPRPLSTSEAARIVTDVAYLAAPNDVDETIETAVPLNRLRIILGADESIPNTLEEARLVALGGETIVPCTSEPSTVDETTGLSSWSTVAIKRTTVHNELREERERLRQQRQQAATAAEKARKETEARKMEEAKVSNADDSALGAYDVWSRGNRDGYKGVDIHGEAKVEVHELGKKLADGKAKVGFKKSAFRSKTKKQNVRTTSADDD
- a CDS encoding predicted protein, with protein sequence MTETGGLTRAQSRLELLSNTASVMESSNNLLEYHHHPPPATELTVRPTSSSCVSPAVPSEPPALVGVARPSRPPVTFPSRTTVPSLLSSVSLDKETTNHRAHSFDESVAFGTEARFGSNSVHGPQHTTHTHGNHHLIQYSPYKTADSTGTFLEASAHVPIPSLATSRLSLPPHPHTAFRPPHSVGRTRHPLSEGNVRNSGDASIESTLAETLTHRTTSTSSPPLPPHTVSIGDTQNMLRHHRDESPVTREPFGLPRWTQRTTYPSLPNGDRDAASPVGLPSHEDLLRENQDLKQLLHGRDGIVLALQQRVMELERKLQSQVLPTRKISQIPVEDMMNLMREYGSEISDVVMPPRKLSIQKASVVRQFRRWNPNFFEYFSYANGRWEPKLGRQGELARRLQSRNEHALEKKQAEHNTPSSSTTPLASSTPTASPRIRPSNGTHPPPAPSTVTDGSDTFPMPSGDAQAEK
- a CDS encoding predicted protein, coding for MDPLEHVLVNLLGATTLDSSYRRFFEEYGITQASELASITEHCLAMVSYGVLTPAVGDGPASIVRTFLPPAQQDRILKIVQWFLLKGTNVTNNTWLELTSDVLEYWQPASAIVAPATPVGSDARSSFAESAAAKFRKTIKNHSVPYPKFSEDRFWVTWNTNIRIKLRIHGVQFVLDPDYLPQTVDEMDTFVEMQNFVFGVFNDILLTPRARGILHKHVDELDAQSVYRDLVASYGKGINAQITATSIETKLTLYSFATSKSKTCVTFLTTWRNLIYDLERINKFPLPDHQKSVRLKSAVRSHPQLKLFLGNVQLYSCTHVGKSSDDSDFEYVYDLMLEHATNIDQTDFEDRGNNRGGRSANNAKSQSSSKKKTNKPLGKKHKNYVPPEKWNALSPEEKRTIMDQRGPCPAAAPASALSVNAAATQPPPTVYVSDSTAVDNQSLASTQVPNAAASGHLLRSLISNSAARQPSNGATSDSFSVNGTTYRREVNHASVRYRLSTHDVSLTKDSLIDGGANGGLSGSDVTVISQSLSQATVSGIGNSELTNLRLSTVAGLIHTTDGPIIGVFNQYAHLGTGNTIHLCNQMRSWGVTSIVTSDGRFVIPLSVSGGLTYLSMQAPTEEDLDNFEWVHFTADNEWDPNGVSSLLLRPMMISVCSFLPTMFRDERFNNFGLLAHSTVVSRSPLNADVLQPNFGWVPSARISRTFENTTQFARADARLPLRKHFKSRFPAANVSRLNEIVATNTFFSDTPAADDGIFNHGGGGGRKSQFAHAFEDFICTHGAPNALLSDNARAQIGKQALQILRMYAIDDMQCEPHHQHQNYAERRIQEVKKMVNTIMDCTNTPPEYWLLCLFYVTYLLNCLAVESLNWRTPLQVAYGQRPDISALLLFRWFEPVYYYDPDHASFPSQSREKTGRWIGVAEHKGDALTYWILTDNTHQAVARSVVCSANVDNGLKNHRAANSSPDGGEPSNPKPIVLALSDLRNPAAINPSLFESPAFSPDELIAPDGQSHRALVARKIVDADSDNRQAIRFLLQIDEKDADEIILYNELCDLMEAQQTDRVTNGNVEGHFKFTGVIGHQGPLQPTDVNYKGSSWNDLVQWEDGSQT
- a CDS encoding predicted protein, with protein sequence MKWSTLLFALVMATFPWDTRLAYAAPGLLIANTRGDNAIVQYTLPFADGDVPTTLLGSDAVEGPDHLLVEGDYLYISHGDSPETSAIARMNVADGTLEADFATGGALHRPYGFDFYNGTLYVASFKSDQILMYAQETGDYVGVFAETNGTEEGLCNGPNQIYISDDDGLLYMTTQGSNFNGTELNFLFNSQIVVYDLETGDGSVFLPPPMPLPGGAGFVSLLGVTVGCGTASAPAAGEACTMYTTDFAGGLRVYAMDPDGPTLLYAVETSYQAGVSTGSLSFDTAESQLYVPVWLNETSGAVVLRFAADDGASAGLLETDDSAIYIETDDGSTDLSRPIGVLFLPEAVDFSTEVPAASPGGSSAATACGSVALGCTAMMTWFAFVTVAVSSGF
- a CDS encoding predicted protein → MELNTSATTTATYSQIDLKEQAVPQAHAVAVLGVPHVKAVPKVEVVAPADLAGGYQFTVDLNGRVLLVSVPDGGVSQGQSFQATVVSEVDHDRDGPHESEHQASGDVPVGGWRGGLCDRCSHGYCHPTCCLSFWCPSIALGQVMTRSGLNWLGDPLENSGHKAPPAHSTGWSAFRILLVMTIAVYALTIFLVIIITEASPNYYSNDPSQPVASTDTLIWLILKYSLRQVWMTFQGIYYFGDTNPPVASTDTPIWVIATDSLRQFLIRLFVIYFVVITIKTCRVFRRRHGSPGVLFEDYFLIVFNRWCIVAQMLHHTADYSHQKAACCTETGLAHDQHIV